The window atgtgtgtatgttttcGAGTACGTGAGTGGGTGGGTTGACAGGCGGGTGGGTGATGGCGTGCGTGGTTTGTGGGTGTGTGACTAGTTGGGTTCATGTGCATGTAGATGGGTATATCTTTGGGTGCATTGTGGgcgcatgtggtgtgtgtgtgtgtgtgtgtgtgtgtgtgtgtgtgtgtgtgtgtgtgtgtgtgtgtgtgtttgtgtgtgtgtgtgtgtgtgtgtgtgtgtgtgtgctcgcgcacgttggtgtgtgtatgtgtgtgcgtgtgtgtgcgcgcgcattggtgtgtgtatgtgtgtgcgtgtgtgtgtgcgcgcgcattggtgtgtgtatgtgtgtgcgtgtgtgtgtacacgcgtgtacgtgcgtgcatgcgtgcgtgtgtgtgtccttaaTCATAATTATCATTTTTAAGGCACATTACACTTCCATTTTTACTGTTATGTCGATCTTCCTTATTTCTGCAATTCTCAACACTAGTtgatataaaaaaattattttagcTTAAACATGTTAACGAATACTTTACAAACCGTATTGTATTTGGTGAGTGATTGTGCTTTTATAGCAAATGATGACgaagtgcgtgtgtgtgacgtTTACCATAAAGAACAGATggtaatgtgtatgtatgttttatCATCACGTCTGTATTCTGGAGTTTTCAAGTATTTGTGGTGTTGATGTAGATAAGTCAACTAAAACAACAGAATGAGAAGTTGAAACAACAATTAAGGCAATCAGTGCATGCAAGTGAAATTATATTGATGAGAAGGGAGATGGAAAAGAAAGAGAAGGAAATAGAGGGTCTGATGTCCGCTCTTGCTACTGCTAGTAGAATAGCAAATGAGAGAATCCAACAGTCAAATGGTGAGTGTAGTGACTGAAACATGAGTGCTTCTTAATCAATAAGTTTTGTTGTCATGTACCTGCATGCATTTTCTATAGTTAAGTGCTGGATGATAGAGTAAGTTGAGTTCCTGATGTTATCAGTGTACTGCTGAGAATGCTGATTTCCAGGAgatttttcaaatattttgaaaacttgATGTCTTCATTAGGGATAACAATCATCTGGATGTTTATCAATGGCCATAGTTCTAACCATGTTTTCAGCACAACGTTGCGGCAGGGCGGGGCTTCTAAAAGAGGCGTGGTCTTTtgtaaagctggatttacaatatgaaaacgcttgagcgtcgcgtcgcgtcacttcgcgtagtacaaattcaaattgtaaatggtctacgcgacgcgacgtttGACGGACGCGACGCGTTCAAATAGAATcgagttctatttgagcgtcgaaccggaagctgtacacgtcgcgtcggaagtagcaccttgatttcgaccaatcacagccaacgcTAGATGAACGTGTGGCTTCCGTGGGCAAAGATTATCGATttgggcgctgtactcgacgttgagcggtctatagattgtgtagggagctgtccttgcttgtggatgatcaactgcgAGACGTACGAAGACCTGCGTGCATGGGAGAACGCCTAGAAATTGATTTAgagcaagctgggggttccggcagagttctgctagtagaaaatcgaagcgcgagtggtcagttcaataattcaggcagcgacgtctacggcgcgctgaaatcgtattgtgaatggtacgacgcgtgtgacgcgatacgtgccactcccacgcaagacaacgtgacaggacgcacgcgacgcgacactcaagcgttcccatatCGTAAATCTAGCTCAAGGCGTATTGTTTTTCACTTGGCTAGGGTTTGTCGAAAGAGTATTCCTGGTGATTTTTTGTGACTTCCTCTGCGTATTAATCATGCAACCTAGTCAGAATAACTTGTCTGCTTTAAGATGATCTTTGCGAAAAGAGAATTTGCTGTTTTCGTATTAACAGTTTGTAAAGGACAAGTATGTTTGTATAGAAATGCCTCATCCTCATTCGATTATGATGCTTCCCATTTAGCTTGTCATAAGATCTGTTATAGAGAGCACACAGTAAATAGCACGCCTGCTTGGGCAATAATTAGCACTATCTGTAAAAGGTCAAAGTAAGAATGAGTAGTGCAAACTTGTGTTTCCTATCCTTGTATTAGTGAACACAGCTACAAATTCCAACTGGATTGTGTTGTTCACATGGCGTGACAGTCAACCCCAAAGCGTGGCGGGCATCTCATCTTGAGAAGTATAGCATTGCGGCTGGTCACCCCTCagtatgcctggctagaactctGATATCTATTTATACTAGTGACTGTGTCATTCACTCTTTACAGTCATAGACTTTAACTTAGTTGTCTGAATAGCACAGAAtcttgtcatcatcactttcATATCTATTGCAAAAGTGTTTCGTTTAGTGTTGACGTCACTAATATTGTATAGTAAACATGACCTATGTATCATGATTGTTAGTTTAGAGTATATACATGAAGGTACTTTTTTGtgatatttctatttatagcAGCAGCTGGACACGATGCTTCTTTGTCTCAAGTCTCTCTTCTTGCCTCCCAATTGTAAGTCTATACCCAACCAATaattgtgtgttgtatttaaTATGTGATGATAATATTATAGAAGACAAACTGCCAGACTTGGTCAACGTGGAGGTTTTTTCCGAAGTTTCTCAGACGTTCCAGTCTTTGTTTTGCACGAGGTCAGTCAATTGGCTGCTCAGAGACCATCTGCATTGGGTGACTATTTGGGAGTTACCGAAGTAGACCTCAGCACGATGCCAACCACTGACATTCCATCTGAAAAAGTTCGGAATATGATCGTCTGCTGGATTAACAAACAAGGTGAAGACGCAACACTGGACAAGTTGTTGCAGGTGATGCAGTTTATTGGACTGTTGGGTGCCCTCAAGTCGAGACTCGCTCAGACAGTGGAGGATGTTTTGTGAAGGacgtgttgatattaattgtttgtaatgTAGCATCTCttgtgtgtatgatgtgaGTCAACCTTGTTTGGTTTTCTATTATTTTTAGATATATAGTTAGTATTAAAACTGTTTTTACCTAATTATCACGTATTGCAATACATTATGTTTCTTTCTCTGTTAACACGTGGCTGAGCACGTGTACTTCTATGCAATCTATATCCGTGATGTCTGCTCACTTTGACCATAGATACTAGAGCGGGGGAAAGGGATTGGAAACTCCTAATAGATGACGTCATCGTGCAATACAAATCGATCCTGGTCGGCGGTTGCCTTTGATGCTCATGCGCGTTACGTCATTCTGCGCGCAAAAATGTGAAAGCTTACGTTTACAGCAAGTTGCAACAGACTAGCCCAGGTCAGTTTTCACCCAGTGCCATTCGTACAGCGATGAAACGGACAACTTCGGTATCTCTCGTTGTTCGCTGTCTTTCAGAGTTACTGGCAAACGTGTGAGCACTCACTAGTGAAGGAAGCCAGTGAAGGTACCCATATCAATGCTATCATAATCTAGGGAGACGGAAGAAATACACAAAGAAACGATGAATGGGTCTTGTTTCGGTACTGAAATGGCGGCGAGAAAAGCTGACGTCGTCTAGTTCGTGTACCTCTAGCAGTGGGCTACGGGCTCACATAACCGGGGAGAGCGCATGAACTAAGCAGGCGGTATTACGCAGTGGAATCAGGTATAATAGACACTGAGAAAGGTACGTAGTTCAGTACACTAGTATTCTAAAGAAGAAAAGGTCATATTTTCTGCTTTGCACTTTGTGTACCTTCAGCACGACCTTGATAGTTCACAAGTAGTAATAGGTTCCAAATTCTGTTTTGGGTGCCTTTCAAGAGTGGAAATGGGTACTTGAGAGGCTGAGGACATTGAATTGAACTAATTTAATGAAGATTTCTATCGGGTATTGTGCAAGTGCAACCATAGCTATATTAGTATTAGAATGTACAGCAAGTATGGTTCCACGTTGGAGAAATATGTTCCAATATGTTAGATGGGACGAAAGATGTATCTGACTTCCAAAAAGAACAGGGAGAGAAGGAAGTCTGCTGCCAGGGAGAAACTTGAAGTCGAATCGTGCAAGTCTAGCCTTGACAAGGTTTGATAGTATTGTCCTAGCTTTTCCATTGATGGTATCAACAGTATCCAATATAATGTGACTAATATTGGCTTAATTACAGGATACTCAGACACCTCTGAATCAAAGCATAACCTGTGTAACTCAAACAGAGGTATAAGACTggattgtaattgtagttatTGTACTGAAGTGTGACAGGAACACTGTGTTTTCTCATAGTGTGAGGATGTCTCCATTGTTGAGAATCGATCTTTCCAAACTTCTGGCCCACTTGATTTTGATGACATAATGAGTTTATTAGCTTTAGCAAAAGGATGGTTCACTGTCTCTACAAATGCAGAGTCTCTTTGCTGTGTTATTGTTTACATTGTTGCCAACTCAACACTTCAGCCTGCTGAAGCAGATGTTACATTGAAGATTTTGGACGACCATTCCTGGGTTGTTTTCATTCGTGGACGAAGAGCGAGTGAAAGAGGTCGTACCCAGTTGTCATCACCCCTGGTTGTCACAGATGGTGCTTCTATTAGAACCATTATAGATAATTTGGAGAGGTCTCAGATTTGCATCGGCAATCCTGATGAATGTTGGCATCCTCTATCACAAAAAAGGAAGGACAGTTCAAGAAATCTGGAGATGATGAAGTCATTGCATTTATGAACCAGAAAAAGGTCGCGTTCAAAGGATAGTGTTTTTACTAGAACCATTCGTCACGTCAGTTCTGACATGGTGGCATGTGGCAAGAACGGTCGATGTCGATGTAGAACATGTAGGCAGTATAGAGCAACACTTAGAGCAATGAATCATCACGAAAAGAAACTGTTGGTGCAAACAAAGAGGGCTGTTGTAACTCGAACAAACAATCGTTATATGACAACACCAGAGAGAGCGATGAAATTGAAGTCTTACAAAATTCTGTCAAATCAGTCATGCAAAGGATGGCTAGAATAAAGTCAATTTTAGTTGCAAATGTAGAGATGAATGGTATGGAGCTAGATTCCGAAACACACAATGACCTACTACAGATAATGAAAGAAGGGCCATCTGAAATTGCTTCAAAATTTCCCAAGAACTCTTTCCGTCAGATATTTTGGAAACAGCAGATGAAAGCTGCATTATTAAAAAAATCCAAAGCAGATGAAATGGCATCCATTGATGGTCAGAtggtgcctgtctgtcaagcAAACGTCATCCACTGCCTATGACACACTTTATAATTCTGGTCTGGTCACACTTTCATCCAAACAAACACTGAGATATTACACCCACACTTGTGTCGTGTCCTCTGGATTTTGTAACAGCATAGATGATAGGCTTATTCAAGATGCCAGTTTTGATGGTGTTGCTGACTGGCAAGAGCACGTTGTGTTGATTTTTGATGAGATGCACATTAAGGAAGATTTGGTgttcaacaaaacaacaggACTACTGAAAGGTTTCATCATTGTTTGTGATATATATCAACAGTCATCTGATGAAATTTGAACAGTTATTGGCAACCAAGAAATCATTGCCAGCTCTTGCAAATTCAATGCTCATGCTAATGGTGAGAGGAATATTTACATCCTTGAGATTTCCGTATGTACAGTTTTCTTGCAAGACTCTTTCTGGTGATACCTTATATCTTATTGTTTAGGAAGCTATTCAACGACTGAAACTACTTTGATGTAAGGTGCTGGTAATAAGGTAATAGTAATATTAGCTTCTTTCGTATTCATTCAACAAAGAATTCTTCAGAGGCTCAGGAGCAGCTAGCTTATAGAACTAGAAACCCTTTTAGCTGTGATCGTGAGCGCACATTTCTCTGGTTTGTGTCTGATGCTTCCCATTTAATGAAGACGACACGAAACTGTTGGGCTAGCCCTAAGCGAAGTCTCTGGGTTGGTTACAGCATATTGTATGACAGATATTGCACCTCTGCTATCAGTGTTTGGGTTTAGAATTGTGGTAAAGATATAAGTTGGAATCATCTTCGACGACTGTACTACCAAGATTCTGGGACACAGAGATGTACTGGAGGGTTGAGTCTTGTCCCTAAGCTGAAGTTTGAGCACTTCAAGTTATCCTCGTTTTCTAAAATGAGAGTGGACGTAGCAGTTCAGGTAAGAATTTATGTACGTCTTTTTTCCTGCAGTAGAAATCATTGCGACTGCTTTTACCTCTTTCCTCTGGACAGGAATATACTGGATGTATCATACACATTTTTATGTGTGTCTACAGGTACTGAGTGAGTCAGAGTGTCATGCTCTGCTGGAGATCGGTGGAGACGCTTTTTAGGGAACAGCAACATTTTGTCAAATTATGGATCGATTCTATGACTGCCTGAATGTTACCAATTATTCAGAGTGCTACAAATAATTGAAGCCCCACAGAATGCTTTATCGGTCTGTCAATGAGTTTCGTTTCAAGGTAATATTTATGGCACTTATTGATGATATGGTAAACTAAAGTGACTTCACTTACTATACAagctatacatacatataaaacACATGTCAATATACATTTTTActtgtatattttatttactataatatatatatatatatatatatatatatatatatgttcaTACCTATATTTtcttttgtatttttatttaatataatatatacacacaaacatatatacaatttttatttaatacaTTATATATAGATTGTTAATAGATAGAGTACAACTTAAATACAGAGTCTTGTTTTCACAGTGGTTGAGGATTGGTCTGCCTCAGTAAAAAAGACCATGCTGTTGAGTAGAGAGACTCTAAAAGGGATCAAGATAACTGGTAAAACCTTCAGTTGTCAAATTACTTCATATGTAGAATATTCTGATCAATATTTAGTGAAATTATTCTGTGAAATGGAACAGTATTTACTGAGCATTTCAGAAGTAAACAGCCTGCTATCCAATCGAATCTGTTGCCAAGATATACTTGAACAAATTTTTGGCAAACAACGTCAGCAGAGAGGAACCGATCACAACCCGAATGTAGAGTAGTTTGAGTACAACACGTCTTCTATTGGAGTAATGAGCTCAGTGGCCATTGCCCCTGTCCATGGAAACACTGGGAGATTTTCGAGAAGAAGGAGACCAGGTGATCTGGCTGTAGACAAAGAGAAAACTCCATTGCATAAGCGGCCAAGGCTATTTGCAAAAGCATTGTTCTAAGGGCACTGTGAGATTTCAGCAACAAAGTACATAAGATTTCAAAGTTTACGAAGAGGCTTAGCTTCTGAAGTACCTACTGCATGAGCTTGTTTTTACTGTTCCATAAATGATCTCACGAATGAAAATCCACGTATTGTAATTCATAAGTCTACAATCATTCTAAGTAGCTGATGACTACCATCATCATCAAGATCTGAAGACAACTGGGACCAATAGAACTGAACGTCATCTGATCCCACAACTGCCTCTCTGACTTCAACAACCGGAACATAACGACGATGAAGTGTCAATCGCTGACAAATTGTATAGCTTATGAAGATTGAGTTTAAGCTGCTCAAACAGGAGATTGGACAGATCACTGACTGTAAACAGACCTCCACGGTTTACTCGATCCACCGAGTGTCTAGTGAAGGTGAGGAAATCTTCACAATCCGTCTGATCCTCACAAATCCCCCAGAGGCACAGAATAAACTCCTGTTTTTGGTGATGGGAAGATGGTTTTAGCTTCTTTCTTAGTGACACGGGAATGTAACCTGCCATGTATCGTATCATGCACCTTTTGCTCCTCTGTTGACGTAGCCAATTGCTCAGACTGATAAGTCAACGACGTAACCTCAACAGGGTAATGGACTTTTATGAGGTGCTCCATGATAGCAGTGACCAACATTTGACAAAGCATCGAATCACCTGAACACACCCCAGTTGATTGCGACTTCCACAGTGTCGTCAAGTCACTGGAGACACGAACCGCATGGAAGTTGCGCCAAATTCTCTCCTTCCACGATCTCCTGGGCTTCTTTCCCACGTCCTTCAAACACGGAAGCAGCAACCGCAACAGTGACTTAGCGAAGCTCTCGAACGCTTGCCTGTTCTGAGCACTCCAAACTAGTAGCGATTCTGCTAAAACGTAAACACTCCTACTTCTTTCACTCAGGAAATGGTCTACCTTAGTCAACACAACTGCCACAGCGTCGCGTAGGACCTCAGAATCATTGCAAGGGACAGCCACCATATATGCCGTCATGACGTCACGTGTAACGCGCACGGTCTGGGAAGTAGGCGGGCGTTGCCAATCCCTTTCTCCTGCTCTAGTATCTATGCTTTGACCAAACTCTTAAAATATTGTGCTCTCCATGCCTTCACGAGAATACAGTGTTGCAtgttttaatatttaaataataaattaattaaccgtCCCTATGACGACAGCGAGGCAGTAACAGGAACAGCTATCTCAAACTGTATCAACCCACACTAGACATCTAAAAAGTACCTTGTCTTCAGTTGATTTCTGTTCGACCGTCTTCTGAGTAATCACCAAACAGTCTACGGCAGTCCTACAGCAATctagctgaatcaaaatgcATGAGTTACATGAACAATGTGAGAGACTGCGAGAGCTTAAAGTTATTGGATCACTTTACaataacattaatatcaataaattatatacataattattaaaatttagatATTTGCACGTCCAGTCTGTAGTAAAATTAAtccataaattaattaaagtaaactAAATAAAGAAAGTATAACAAAGTATAATGTGCTTAATTAGCGACAATaaccaattactaaacatttagttaattaattaacacagaaCTTATGCGACTGTCTATTATGCACATTCTCGAGGCTAGTTGTGATGTTCTAAATTCTAGTGTTTTTGAGGTCTTTTTCGGTTAATTTTCCAGCACTCAACTTCTTGTAGCCAAAATCCTTGAGCAGACACCTGTCCTTTTTGACTTTTGCACGGTTTCGTCTGACCGACTTCTCCTTTTATATTTGGTTGATTATTTAGTTAGTTTATTCTGAGAGGGACTCTCTCACACGTCTAGCTATAGACAAGGATATCAGGATAACTCTAGGATAATTCAAAGATATAATGAAGGAACAATATGTAGAAGTACAAACTGTTGCATGGTACACAGCTTGAATGTATTTAGTCGAGTCATGACAGAATCCTGTAACGTGTTAATAAGTAATTTGCATAATAGATTTGGTCAAGTGCTACGCGATTGCCTCGCATGCAGTCGAGCTGGTCTACAGTCACGTAACTGGCCTCTACTTTTCTAGGTGTTTATCACATCTCGAgtaaaaatttattttcactattacttattaattggctaaatacaaaaattgtcaaagcaaaagcaaaacacaaacaaacaaataatcaaacatacaagcaagaaaacaaacaaacaaataaaaaaattagtagTAATATACATTTCGATCCTTGCTGGTGCTTAAATGGATGTTTAGCTGCTACCTTAACTactttaataatattttagaaCTCGACTGCTTTCTTCCCAAAAATTATTTCAACGAAAGGTAGTTTAAATGTTCAGCTGAATAATTCTTCGGAGTTGAATTTGATCTTTTCTACAATTGAGACAATCGGTGTTCTATATCAGTCGCCTGGGCTGCACACTAAACAATGTGTTTACTTATTTTATATATTCTTTATTCATTAGCTAAAGTGTAGAGCCAAACACTGCGAACTCCGCCATGTGACTATCCGGGTACAAGTTATATACGGGCTATTGTTTCCTTGCTCAAAATGGCGCTGCCCACATTACGATCTTCGGGCAGCAAATTTGGTCATTCTGGGGTTGTGTCATACTATTTTGGTTTCGGGTTGAAATACCTGTAAGTATTTAGATATATTCCCTAGTTCCGCAAGGAGACAATCTAGGTAGTCGCTTGCAGTGTCGCACTGGTTGGAGGGGTGGGCAACTGGCGCTATGGCGCTCAAAGTGAGCGCCACGGAAAATCAAGTGAGCGCCAAGCGAGCGCCAGATTGTttttgcagacagacaggcagacacgcACCGTCACGTcgcttgcacacacacgcacacaacaaaCGTCCTTAATTGCATTGTCTATACCTTTATCTATAAAGCACACTTGTACGGAAATTCAGCAACAGATCTGGTGTCTAGCGCTAGTGCCATTAGAGCATTTAGTGTCTGATCGGCTAAGGAGGTGCGGTATTCGTTTTTACGTAGTTCATAACACTAAAACCTCTTTCACACGCTACCGAGTCTGGTGATACTGTTAGCAGTAGCAACGCCAATCTAGCAAGCTCGCTGAATTCTTCTTGCTGGACGAGGGTGACGAAAAATCGTGTAATGTCTCTGTCGCACGTGTCAGTAAATAGAAAGTCAAGAGAACCGTCAAATAGATATGACttgcagtggcgtagccaggatttttttcTTACCGaggcaaattgatattaatattaatttttttattaatattaattccttATTGATATGCACTACCTAAGGCTATTGCTGTCATATTGatcaggggcgtacgcaggatttctctagagggggttcgtaacttcaggggcgtacgcaggaaTTATCCAAGGGGGGTTCACAACTTGATTACAACTGTTCTATTTTTGGCAGTCAAACACACCATGACCTTCTTTAATCTTAGCAATACGTGCTGTGAGACTAGCTGTTACTTGGGTAAATGAAACTATTAGAAAGCAAATAACTTGCTCAACATCAAGAGTTATCAAACAGCATACTAGGTGCTTCAATTCTACGTGGATGTTTCTGCATAAACAGTTTGCAGACgtggttaatatcaacaggTGTAGCGTAGTTGACGTGGATGagagctgcagcagcaagacGGTCTTCACTCTGAGTGCTGCGCAGGTAGGTGTTGAGCCGTCGCAGAGCAGAACCGGATCGCTCACAGGAACAAGTGCTTAGAGGCAGTGTTGCAAAAAGCTGCATAAGGACACGCAGGTTTGGCATTGTGCAGACACCAGGAGCCAGGCAGTCTTTCAGAGATTGGGAACGAGACTGCGGAGGAATGTTGAGCCATTTTCTCTTCCAACGAACAAATTCCTCATCAACAATGTCAGGGTTCGGCAAGTCAGCACTGTAGAATATTACAGCCTCTTCAATGTCCTGAAAAGATGATGTTTCACTGATAGAAGACGGCAGGAGTGATTGTAGTCTAGCAACTTTCTGCACATGCTTTGCAAATCGGGCTTTCAAGTCTGCAAGCAAATGATCTAAAAAGGGCAGGAGAACTGTAACTTTAAAGTACTGCTTGGGATCAGAGCATTGATAATTAGAACGATGCTGCTGCCGTTGGCAAGTTCTGGGCACAACTGGAGCAATATCAGACTTAGCAGCAAGGCAGCAACtgtggttgtaaattctgtcTGAAAATGCAGTCAGTTCATCTGCGTTGAAACGTATGCTAAGAAGCTCTTTCTGACAATCTTCTATCATCATCAAGCCAGAGTAGAGATCTTGAGAAACTCCCTGCAACCTTTTAATGGGTTCTCGAACGTACGAGAGCGTACGGTGCAAAACAACCATTGCATAAATAAAAGAGAAGGATTCCAAGGACTTTAAATGCGCAACCGCATCCTTCTTGTCATCAGCAGAGAATCCGTCACTAAACATGGCGTAGTGTCTACTCCCATAAATTATTACTTCGCACAGCTCTACTAGGTATGGATGACACTGCATGAAGCGCTGCCACCCATCAATATTCTCCACCCATCTGGTTATACAAACATTAAGCAGAGGAGAGCCATGTGCTGCTCCAGCTTGCTGTTGCCTTTCACATACTTGCTTTAGTAGACCTTCCCTCTTTGGTGATGCTCTAATCCAAAGAGTGATGGCCTTGATGACAGGAATACAATTTCGGACGCATGGCTCTGCACAGGCTTGTGCTATTACAAGGTTGAGGGAATGACCGGAACAGTGAGTGTATACTGCCTTTGGCTGCTTGTCTAGAATTCTTCTCTGAACACCTGACTTCTCTCCACTCATTGTTGACGCTCCATCATAACCCTGTCCACGGAGATCCTCAAGTGAAAGACCAAGGTTTGTCAGAAGTCCAGTGATAGCCTGTTCAATATCAACAGCACGAACTCGTACCATTTTTACGAATGAAACAAATTCTTCTCGTATCTCACCAGACGCATCTACAAACCTCAGGCAAACAGCCAAGTGTTCCACATTGTGACTGGAAATTTCATCTGCCAACACAGCATAAAACTTGGCCTCTTTCACTTCCTCAACAATTTTTGCGCGAATAATGTCAAAACCGATAATACCCATTATATCATTCTGTGACCTTGGTGACAGGTATGTACCATTCCGTGCCAAGGGCTGTTCCAGGTGCTTCTTCAAGACTGCATCATTAGCAGCTTGGTTCTTAAGCAATGCCAAGAAATTTCCAGGATTACTGCTGGATGAAATCCCTTCTCGGTGTCCACGCAGTGCTAATCCTTGTTTCGTCAAA of the Corticium candelabrum chromosome 2, ooCorCand1.1, whole genome shotgun sequence genome contains:
- the LOC134198350 gene encoding ankyrin-3-like isoform X2 — protein: MSARKEINKQLYDAVKRNEVETVTCLVRRGADVNARGGTLVCVVSSNEMVELLLRSGSDVNKTNDWGKTALMWAAIIGNENIFDLLIEHHSDVLKKSKSGVTAIHYAAWNNHVTIIQKLLSLGVAVDINDNDGCTPLWLATHGGHVSCVEFLLNHGASPHHQSQNGSPLDVAKQRGHIDVAQMMEEAIRSNDDEVRVCDVYHKEQMISQLKQQNEKLKQQLRQSVHASEIILMRREMEKKEKEIEGLMSALATASRIANERIQQSNAAAGHDASLSQVSLLASQLRQTARLGQRGGFFRSFSDVPVFVLHEVSQLAAQRPSALGDYLGVTEVDLSTMPTTDIPSEKVRNMIVCWINKQGEDATLDKLLQVMQFIGLLGALKSRLAQTVEDVL
- the LOC134198350 gene encoding ankyrin-3-like isoform X1 → MSARKEINKQLYDAVKRNEVETVTCLVRRGADVNARGGTLNWTVLIQACLNDNKEMVELLLRSGSDVNKTNDWGKTALMWAAIIGNENIFDLLIEHHSDVLKKSKSGVTAIHYAAWNNHVTIIQKLLSLGVAVDINDNDGCTPLWLATHGGHVSCVEFLLNHGASPHHQSQNGSPLDVAKQRGHIDVAQMMEEAIRSNDDEVRVCDVYHKEQMISQLKQQNEKLKQQLRQSVHASEIILMRREMEKKEKEIEGLMSALATASRIANERIQQSNAAAGHDASLSQVSLLASQLRQTARLGQRGGFFRSFSDVPVFVLHEVSQLAAQRPSALGDYLGVTEVDLSTMPTTDIPSEKVRNMIVCWINKQGEDATLDKLLQVMQFIGLLGALKSRLAQTVEDVL
- the LOC134198350 gene encoding ankyrin-3-like isoform X3, producing the protein MSARKEINKQLYDAVKRNEVETVTCLVRRGADVNARGGTLEMVELLLRSGSDVNKTNDWGKTALMWAAIIGNENIFDLLIEHHSDVLKKSKSGVTAIHYAAWNNHVTIIQKLLSLGVAVDINDNDGCTPLWLATHGGHVSCVEFLLNHGASPHHQSQNGSPLDVAKQRGHIDVAQMMEEAIRSNDDEVRVCDVYHKEQMISQLKQQNEKLKQQLRQSVHASEIILMRREMEKKEKEIEGLMSALATASRIANERIQQSNAAAGHDASLSQVSLLASQLRQTARLGQRGGFFRSFSDVPVFVLHEVSQLAAQRPSALGDYLGVTEVDLSTMPTTDIPSEKVRNMIVCWINKQGEDATLDKLLQVMQFIGLLGALKSRLAQTVEDVL
- the LOC134198350 gene encoding ankyrin-3-like isoform X4: MSARKEINKQLYDAVKRNEVETVTCLEMVELLLRSGSDVNKTNDWGKTALMWAAIIGNENIFDLLIEHHSDVLKKSKSGVTAIHYAAWNNHVTIIQKLLSLGVAVDINDNDGCTPLWLATHGGHVSCVEFLLNHGASPHHQSQNGSPLDVAKQRGHIDVAQMMEEAIRSNDDEVRVCDVYHKEQMISQLKQQNEKLKQQLRQSVHASEIILMRREMEKKEKEIEGLMSALATASRIANERIQQSNAAAGHDASLSQVSLLASQLRQTARLGQRGGFFRSFSDVPVFVLHEVSQLAAQRPSALGDYLGVTEVDLSTMPTTDIPSEKVRNMIVCWINKQGEDATLDKLLQVMQFIGLLGALKSRLAQTVEDVL
- the LOC134198350 gene encoding ankyrin-3-like isoform X5, which produces MVELLLRSGSDVNKTNDWGKTALMWAAIIGNENIFDLLIEHHSDVLKKSKSGVTAIHYAAWNNHVTIIQKLLSLGVAVDINDNDGCTPLWLATHGGHVSCVEFLLNHGASPHHQSQNGSPLDVAKQRGHIDVAQMMEEAIRSNDDEVRVCDVYHKEQMISQLKQQNEKLKQQLRQSVHASEIILMRREMEKKEKEIEGLMSALATASRIANERIQQSNAAAGHDASLSQVSLLASQLRQTARLGQRGGFFRSFSDVPVFVLHEVSQLAAQRPSALGDYLGVTEVDLSTMPTTDIPSEKVRNMIVCWINKQGEDATLDKLLQVMQFIGLLGALKSRLAQTVEDVL
- the LOC134176401 gene encoding 52 kDa repressor of the inhibitor of the protein kinase-like, with amino-acid sequence MAHQQSIAAFFRAAHKRPSSEAGRLDAGGEQHNDREDCQPPNRRPRLCSVLTEESNSHPTSNLDTQVQDTVRENATTCTDFVGRPFDVGLTIKIGMSVKEVSTAVSALSGGEKYKLLFRHTSPPTVLPSTRSYGCNRKFNTDWLTKYSWLVYSPANDAVYCAPCALLCSEKTRADKGLFVNVPFRNWVKLSESLAAHAKHTYHAHCMDEADTFRAVVDNPDSRLDVMVRTVLQDRLTTNKHILQQIVRAILYLTKQGLALRGHREGISSSSNPGNFLALLKNQAANDAVLKKHLEQPLARNGTYLSPRSQNDIMGIIGFDIIRAKIVEEVKEAKFYAVLADEISSHNVEHLAVCLRFVDASGEIREEFVSFVKMVRVRAVDIEQAITGLLTNLGLSLEDLRGQGYDGASTMSGEKSGVQRRILDKQPKAVYTHCSGHSLNLVIAQACAEPCVRNCIPVIKAITLWIRASPKREGLLKQVCERQQQAGAAHGSPLLNVCITRWVENIDGWQRFMQCHPYLVELCEVIIYGSRHYAMFSDGFSADDKKDAVAHLKSLESFSFIYAMVVLHRTLSYVREPIKRLQGVSQDLYSGLMMIEDCQKELLSIRFNADELTAFSDRIYNHSCCLAAKSDIAPVVPRTCQRQQHRSNYQCSDPKQYFKVTVLLPFLDHLLADLKARFAKHVQKVARLQSLLPSSISETSSFQDIEEAVIFYSADLPNPDIVDEEFVRWKRKWLNIPPQSRSQSLKDCLAPGVCTMPNLRVLMQLFATLPLSTCSCERSGSALRRLNTYLRSTQSEDRLAAAALIHVNYATPVDINHVCKLFMQKHPRRIEAPSMLFDNS